Below is a genomic region from Ziziphus jujuba cultivar Dongzao chromosome 7, ASM3175591v1.
GGAGTCCAAAACCTTTTCTCTCTTTGGTGCAAGATAATTCAACCTTTCTAAGGAATGTACTCAATGGTGCCAACTTTGCATCAGGAGGCTCCGGTATACGCCAAAGCACAGGAAATCAAAGCTATGTATGTagctaattaaatatataaagcaTCCTTGAAAatctattttctatatatatatatgtgtacaatTGTACATTGTCTAACTCAAGAATTATTAATTGAGGGAATCCATTTGGAAAAATATTGTTTCAGGGAGAGGTAGTCTGGTTGGGAAAGCAGATTGAACAATTTGTGACAGTCCAACAAAATTTCACGGCAATAATGGGTCCAGAAGCAACTTGGAAAAAGCTTTCAGAGTCTTTGTTTATCATTAGTGTTGGCAGCAACGATTTATTCGATTATAATGAAACTACAAGTGGTTTATCCAAGGAGGGCTACTTGCTTTCTCTTAATTCCACTTACCGTAACCATTTGGAGGTGAATATATTAATGTGCCTTTCCCTCTATCCCATatcaatgtgtgtgtgtgtatatatatatatatatttttaataaatttgcaaaataaaataattttgtaatttatttgggTATTAGTTTTTCAAGTAGAGTACTATTccaaaagaactaaaaaaaaactctggAACTTAAGCAGAATCTGTACAGTTTGGGAGCTCGGAAATTTGGCATAGTGAGTGTTCCACCAATTGGATGCTGTCCTGCTGTTCGTGCAGCCCATAATGCTACGGGTTGTGTAGAAGAATTGAATGCATATGCTCGAATATTTCACACAGTGCTTGACACCCTCTTAAGCTCTCTCAGCTCCCAATTGATAGAAATGAAGTATGCACTTGGAAATGCTTATGAAATAACCATGGAAATTATTGAAGATCCATCAGCCTTtggtaattaaacaaaattaaacttcTCTATagctattaattatatattcaaactagcaatgttattttattttattttttttatgtcttttaattttcattgaCCATGTaactgattaaatttttttttttttggccattgATTTATCTTGATGAAGGCATTGAGGAGACAAATTCAGCTTGCTGTGGAAATGGAAATTTAAATGGAGAAAAGCCATGTGCTGCTATTTACCACCCCAACGTTTGTGCAAAGCGTGAAAAGTACTTATTCTGGGATTTGTTTCATCCAACCCAAGAAGCTGCGAAAATAGCAGCTCGAACCTTGCATGGCGGAGGAAAAAGATTTGTAGCACCCATAAATTTTAGTCAATTGGCAGCAGCCAATTAACCATTTTTTGGGAGATGATCATGATATCCTCCACTTCCCGCCATCAACGACAGCTTATTCACGTACACTTATCTAAATAACTGGACATTATCTGTACAGAAATTTATCTACTTGGTTCCATGCGGTAAGTTTATACGAGGAGTCCATTGTTAAGGACCGAACATAAGCTGCCCAATGAAGCCAACTACATTTCTGTATATTGGTATCACTATAGTTATTATAATAATCTTCTTCgaaagaataattatttaaatcccTTCGCTGGTTATTATTACAAGTTAAATTAAATGTTTTGTCCATATAgattttctttacttttatttttttaaattcaatttattatctcgtacagcttttttttttttttttttaactcaaaattTAATATGGCTCCAGGTTAAGACAATCGttaatttttagattaaaatattaaaataattgataagtGAAGTTGGCCTATTATGTCTTTTATATGGTTGAGGCTAAAGGTGGATGGTTCGGTTcgttttatggatttttttaaattgaattgatcaatttgatttgatttagaTATGAAATCGAACCGAATTGCCATTCTATTCAACTTGAAATCCAATCGAACCAATAGTTATTGATTGGTTTGTATTGATTTAGATCTCATATTAGGCCTCATGTTAAACTTTGGTccaaatttctttatttatgcttttatttttgataaatttatttatattattttgaaatataaattttacacattaaatcaaaattatataagatttttttaaacttttttaattatcaatttttaatcataaaatatattatatagaatgaTTAGATTGGTTCTGATTGGATTAGATAAAATTTCTTCTAACCTGCAATCCAAATCGAATATAACGAAATTTTTAAACCCATAATCGAACCAACccatttaaaaacttaaacCCAACCCAAACTGAATCAAATAGTTCAAATTGATTAGTTTGGTCGGGCGATTCGGATTTTGCCCGCTTCTAGTTGAGATCGCAGTTGCAGTCGTGCTTGCTTTACCCTTTAGATTTACAAAACTTATTGTAATCTTCACGGTacaaaaacataacaataataataataataataacaataataataataat
It encodes:
- the LOC107406065 gene encoding GDSL esterase/lipase LTL1 codes for the protein MAKISPLVSVVAFLLQLSLGIIMLIMMIMDVVNANNLQAVPIFIFGDSTVDVGTNNFLPNTRARANVTPNGIDYPHSEPTGRFSNGLNTADEIAKKFGYNRSPKPFLSLVQDNSTFLRNVLNGANFASGGSGIRQSTGNQSYGEVVWLGKQIEQFVTVQQNFTAIMGPEATWKKLSESLFIISVGSNDLFDYNETTSGLSKEGYLLSLNSTYRNHLENLYSLGARKFGIVSVPPIGCCPAVRAAHNATGCVEELNAYARIFHTVLDTLLSSLSSQLIEMKYALGNAYEITMEIIEDPSAFGIEETNSACCGNGNLNGEKPCAAIYHPNVCAKREKYLFWDLFHPTQEAAKIAARTLHGGGKRFVAPINFSQLAAAN